The proteins below are encoded in one region of Pseudophryne corroboree isolate aPseCor3 chromosome 8, aPseCor3.hap2, whole genome shotgun sequence:
- the PBX2 gene encoding pre-B-cell leukemia transcription factor 2 isoform X6: MKPALFSVLCEIKEKTGLSIRNNQEEEPVDPQLMRLDNMLLAEGVAGPEKGGGSAAAAAAAAASGGVSPDNSIEHSDYRNKLSQIRQIYHAELEKYEQVRGKKSEACNEFTTHVMNLLREQSRTRPISPKEIERMVGIIHRKFSSIQMQLKQSTCEAVMILRSRFLDARRKRRNFSKQATEVLNEYFYSHLSNPYPSEEAKEELAKKCGITVSQVSNWFGNKRIRYKKNIGKFQEEANIYAVKTAVTVTQGGHSGANSPTTPTSAGSGGSFNLSGSNDMFMAMQGLNGDSYPPSQVESLRHTMGPGYSDTLGANQMYSPREIRNNQKTGQMGKGVGNKEEGKTWETKANGGWQEAVTPSSVTSPTEGPGSVHSDTSN, encoded by the exons ATGAAACCAGCTCTCTTCAGTGTCCTGTGCGAAATCAAAGAGAAGACAG GTCTGAGTATCCGGAACAATCAGGAAGAGGAGCCCGTTGATCCGCAGTTGATGCGTTTGGACAATATGCTTCTTGCGGAGGGAGTAGCAGGCCCAGAGAAAGGAGGGGGTTCCGCAGCAgccgccgcagcagcggcagcctccGGTGGGGTCTCTCCTGATAACTCTATAGAGCACTCGGATTACAGGAACAAACTGTCCCAGATCAGGCAGATTTACCATGCGGAGCTGGAGAAGTATGAGCAGGTGAGGGGGAAGAAGAGTGAG GCGTGTAACGAATTCACAACACACGTCATGAATCTGTTGAGGGAACAGAGCCGGACCCGACCCATCTCCCCCAAAGAGATTGAGAGGATGGTGGGGATCATCCACCGAAAATTCAGTTCAATCCAAATGCAGCTGAAGCAAAGCACGTGTGAAGCCGTCATGATCCTTCGCTCTCGGTTCTTAGATGCGCG GCGGAAGAGGAGGAACTTCAGCAAGCAGGCCACAGAAGTCCTGAATGAGTACTTCTACTCGCACCTAAGTAACCCTTACCCTAGCGAAGAAGCAAAAGAGGAGTTGGCAAAGAAATGTGGGATAACCGTATCACAG GTGTCAAACTGGTTTGGGAATAAAAGAATTAGGTACAAGAAAAACATTGGAAAATTCCAAGAGGAAGCCAATATCTATGCGGTGAAGACAGCCGTTACTGTGACGCAGGGAGGACATAGTGGAGCCAATTCTCCAACAACCCCAACTTCTGCAG GTTCTGGTGGCTCATTCAACTTGTCTGGATCTAATGACATGTTCATGGCGATGCAGGGCTTAAACGGGGATTCTTATCCCCCCTCACAG GTGGAGTCCTTACGTCACACAATGGGTCCTGGTTACAGTGACACATTAGGAGCAAATCAGATGTACAGCCCTCGGGAGATCCGG AACAATCAGAAAACAGGTCAGATGGGGAAGGGAGTAGGGAACAAAGAAGAGGGAAAAACATGGGAAACAAAG gccaatGGAGGGTGGCAAGAAGCCGTTACCCCCTCGTCTGTCACTTCTCCAACAGAAGGACCAGGCAGTGTACACTCAGACACGTCTAACTGA
- the PBX2 gene encoding pre-B-cell leukemia transcription factor 2 isoform X5 has protein sequence MRNSPPPGAAAIFVRGQSALEYPDFPYSGAASVRSCRKHALNCHRMKPALFSVLCEIKEKTGLSIRNNQEEEPVDPQLMRLDNMLLAEGVAGPEKGGGSAAAAAAAAASGGVSPDNSIEHSDYRNKLSQIRQIYHAELEKYEQVRGKKSEACNEFTTHVMNLLREQSRTRPISPKEIERMVGIIHRKFSSIQMQLKQSTCEAVMILRSRFLDARRKRRNFSKQATEVLNEYFYSHLSNPYPSEEAKEELAKKCGITVSQVSNWFGNKRIRYKKNIGKFQEEANIYAVKTAVTVTQGGHSGANSPTTPTSAGSGGSFNLSGSNDMFMAMQGLNGDSYPPSQVESLRHTMGPGYSDTLGANQMYSPREIRNNQKTGQMGKGVGNKEEGKTWETKANGGWQEAVTPSSVTSPTEGPGSVHSDTSN, from the exons atgcgcaacagccctcctcccggagcggcggccatatTTGTGAGGGGGCAATCGGCGCTGGAATACCCAGACTTCCCCTACAGCGGCGCCGCATCTGTCCGTAGTTGTAG GAAACACGCCTTGAACTGCCACAGGATGAAACCAGCTCTCTTCAGTGTCCTGTGCGAAATCAAAGAGAAGACAG GTCTGAGTATCCGGAACAATCAGGAAGAGGAGCCCGTTGATCCGCAGTTGATGCGTTTGGACAATATGCTTCTTGCGGAGGGAGTAGCAGGCCCAGAGAAAGGAGGGGGTTCCGCAGCAgccgccgcagcagcggcagcctccGGTGGGGTCTCTCCTGATAACTCTATAGAGCACTCGGATTACAGGAACAAACTGTCCCAGATCAGGCAGATTTACCATGCGGAGCTGGAGAAGTATGAGCAGGTGAGGGGGAAGAAGAGTGAG GCGTGTAACGAATTCACAACACACGTCATGAATCTGTTGAGGGAACAGAGCCGGACCCGACCCATCTCCCCCAAAGAGATTGAGAGGATGGTGGGGATCATCCACCGAAAATTCAGTTCAATCCAAATGCAGCTGAAGCAAAGCACGTGTGAAGCCGTCATGATCCTTCGCTCTCGGTTCTTAGATGCGCG GCGGAAGAGGAGGAACTTCAGCAAGCAGGCCACAGAAGTCCTGAATGAGTACTTCTACTCGCACCTAAGTAACCCTTACCCTAGCGAAGAAGCAAAAGAGGAGTTGGCAAAGAAATGTGGGATAACCGTATCACAG GTGTCAAACTGGTTTGGGAATAAAAGAATTAGGTACAAGAAAAACATTGGAAAATTCCAAGAGGAAGCCAATATCTATGCGGTGAAGACAGCCGTTACTGTGACGCAGGGAGGACATAGTGGAGCCAATTCTCCAACAACCCCAACTTCTGCAG GTTCTGGTGGCTCATTCAACTTGTCTGGATCTAATGACATGTTCATGGCGATGCAGGGCTTAAACGGGGATTCTTATCCCCCCTCACAG GTGGAGTCCTTACGTCACACAATGGGTCCTGGTTACAGTGACACATTAGGAGCAAATCAGATGTACAGCCCTCGGGAGATCCGG AACAATCAGAAAACAGGTCAGATGGGGAAGGGAGTAGGGAACAAAGAAGAGGGAAAAACATGGGAAACAAAG gccaatGGAGGGTGGCAAGAAGCCGTTACCCCCTCGTCTGTCACTTCTCCAACAGAAGGACCAGGCAGTGTACACTCAGACACGTCTAACTGA